One genomic segment of Catalinimonas alkaloidigena includes these proteins:
- a CDS encoding TolC family protein, whose amino-acid sequence MKHKNRGIYALFLLLSLGLTFSARGQNEDVWIEEQAFSMEEFFTNIIQHHPVVRQARFLSDLAQQELRLARGAFDPKLKSNFDIKEFGGTTYYKTWDSKLEVPIWFNTDLNVGYEQNEGEYLNEQLQNTSEGLIYAGVSLPVGRRLFIDERRAAVRQANLMQDMAEAEKIKEINKVLLKAAKAYWDWYNAYQNYLIYEEVEELARERYNAIVQQVINGDVAPFDSLKAFINYQQREVQKEQAELDYTNAGVMVSNFLWRSAQNDDMKAIPLQLAPSTYPVVSDSLVKNQLLDVQMLTILRDSARVNHPEIIKLDTKISQLEIEQRLNREFLKPEVNLKYNFLTKTTGEGSDSSNGSGNESFFLNDYKLGMELYFPLFLRKERAKLEKTTIKLEQNYYERQNQARTIENEIIMVYNSLSNFSELMRMQQRMVDNYQALLNGELIKFENGESSVFLINTRETELLDARIKLLKLQTQYEKSKIELLYAAGIPYLQL is encoded by the coding sequence ATGAAGCATAAAAACAGAGGGATATATGCGCTATTCTTATTACTAAGTCTGGGGCTTACTTTCTCGGCCCGGGGGCAGAATGAAGATGTATGGATTGAAGAACAGGCATTTTCAATGGAGGAGTTTTTTACTAACATTATTCAGCATCACCCCGTAGTAAGGCAGGCAAGGTTTCTTTCCGATTTGGCACAACAGGAGCTACGGCTGGCAAGAGGAGCTTTTGACCCCAAGCTCAAATCAAACTTTGATATTAAGGAGTTTGGGGGTACAACATATTATAAAACCTGGGATAGCAAACTTGAGGTACCTATCTGGTTTAATACAGATTTAAATGTTGGCTATGAGCAAAATGAAGGAGAATACCTGAACGAGCAGCTGCAAAATACCAGCGAGGGATTAATCTATGCAGGTGTTTCCCTTCCGGTAGGCAGAAGGCTTTTCATTGATGAAAGGCGAGCTGCTGTACGTCAGGCAAACCTTATGCAGGATATGGCTGAAGCTGAAAAGATTAAAGAAATTAATAAAGTACTACTCAAGGCCGCCAAAGCATATTGGGATTGGTATAACGCTTACCAAAACTATCTTATTTATGAAGAAGTAGAAGAACTGGCAAGGGAAAGGTATAATGCTATTGTGCAGCAGGTGATCAATGGAGATGTTGCTCCTTTTGATTCTTTGAAAGCCTTTATCAACTATCAGCAGCGTGAAGTGCAAAAAGAACAGGCTGAACTTGATTATACTAATGCCGGGGTAATGGTCTCTAATTTTCTCTGGCGTAGTGCACAGAATGACGATATGAAGGCAATCCCTTTGCAGCTCGCCCCTTCAACCTACCCTGTAGTAAGTGATTCTCTTGTCAAAAACCAGTTACTGGATGTACAGATGCTTACTATTTTGAGAGATAGCGCCCGTGTAAACCATCCGGAAATAATAAAGCTAGATACTAAGATCAGTCAGCTTGAAATAGAGCAGCGGTTAAACAGGGAATTTCTAAAACCGGAAGTTAATCTTAAGTATAACTTTTTGACGAAGACTACTGGTGAAGGCAGTGACTCAAGTAATGGCAGTGGAAATGAAAGTTTTTTTCTGAACGACTACAAATTAGGCATGGAGCTTTATTTCCCCCTTTTTCTTCGTAAAGAAAGGGCCAAGCTTGAAAAAACCACTATCAAACTGGAACAGAATTATTATGAAAGGCAGAATCAGGCAAGGACGATAGAAAATGAGATCATCATGGTCTACAATTCACTTTCTAACTTCAGTGAGCTGATGAGGATGCAGCAAAGGATGGTGGATAATTATCAGGCTTTACTCAATGGGGAGCTGATCAAATTTGAAAATGGTGAAAGTTCAGTTTTTTTGATTAACACCCGGGAGACAGAGTTATTAGATGCCCGTATTAAATTGCTAAAACTACAGACACAGTACGAAAAATCTAAGATTGAATTATTATACGCGGCAGGTATCCCTTATTTACAGCTTTAA
- a CDS encoding UDP-2,3-diacylglucosamine diphosphatase — protein sequence MQVNPALEFTLSATKKVYFASDFHLGTPSYKESRARERQIISWLDIVSHDAEAIILLGDLFDFWFEYKYTVPKGFIRFLGKLAELRDRGIPIIIFTGNHDMWMFDYLPEELDVPVIREPVSIKINDQLLHIGHGDGLGGGDHFFKFLKKLFHARFLQTLFAAIHPRWGMGLAHFWSKESRKKNMKVDDSFKGKEYEWIYQYCLEVEANAHHHYYVFGHRHLPLEIPLNENSRYFNIGEWISFQTYGVHDGSKFSLETYPKQS from the coding sequence ATGCAAGTCAACCCTGCTTTAGAATTTACTTTATCTGCTACTAAAAAAGTTTATTTTGCATCTGATTTTCATCTGGGGACTCCCTCCTATAAAGAAAGTAGAGCCAGAGAACGACAAATCATTAGCTGGCTGGACATAGTATCCCATGATGCTGAAGCTATCATCCTGTTAGGAGACTTATTTGATTTTTGGTTTGAGTACAAGTATACGGTTCCCAAAGGGTTCATCCGGTTTCTGGGCAAGCTCGCTGAATTACGAGACAGGGGCATTCCGATCATCATTTTTACCGGCAATCATGATATGTGGATGTTTGACTACTTACCTGAGGAACTAGACGTACCTGTCATCAGAGAGCCTGTAAGTATAAAAATCAATGACCAGCTTTTACACATTGGCCATGGCGATGGCCTGGGAGGGGGAGATCATTTCTTCAAGTTTTTAAAAAAACTTTTTCATGCCAGGTTTCTTCAAACGCTTTTCGCGGCAATTCATCCTAGATGGGGTATGGGGCTGGCGCATTTTTGGTCGAAAGAAAGTCGCAAGAAGAACATGAAAGTTGATGATTCATTCAAGGGCAAAGAATACGAATGGATTTATCAATACTGCCTGGAAGTAGAAGCCAACGCTCATCATCATTATTATGTGTTTGGACATAGACATCTTCCTTTAGAAATACCACTCAACGAAAACAGTCGTTATTTTAACATTGGGGAATGGATTAGTTTTCAGACCTATGGCGTACACGATGGCAGTAAATTTTCACTTGAAACTTATCCGAAGCAGAGCTAA
- the ftsH gene encoding ATP-dependent zinc metalloprotease FtsH: protein MANNTKRKKKPISKPPQRPNYQIWIILSLVLLIFAITYLNKNSSAIEITQRQFDKMLQEGDVEDVVLVRNQNLVEVTLTDEALQESEYKNEVEEQNPFSVSNGPHYKLKIPNPDIFDKNFEEAQEDIPAEDRIDYRVEERSDITSFLLNWGFLFLILFGFWFLMRRMAGGGGPGGQIFNIGKSKAALFDAENRVNVTFDNVAGLDEAKEEIREIVEFLKNPSKYTNLGGKIPKGALLVGTPGTGKTLLAKAVAGEAGVPFFSLSGSDFVEMFVGVGAARVRDLFKQAKEKAPCIIFIDEIDAVGRARGKGAMPGSNDERENTLNSLLAEMDGFSTDSGVIILAATNRPDVLDSALLRPGRFDRQISIDKPDIVGREAIFKVHLKPIKVSKDVNPKKLAAQTPGFAGAEIANICNEAALIAARRNKKMVETQDFHDAIDRVIGGLEKKNKIISPEEKTIVAYHEAGHAIAGWFLEHADPLVKVSIVPRGVAALGYAQYLPKEQFLYTTEQMLDQMCMALGGRAAEDVIFGKISTGAQNDLERITKMAYSMVTIYGMNDKIGNISFHDSQQGDYNFNKPYSEATAETIDEEVRKIINDAYERTKQLLLDKKEQLEVLAKELLDKEILFQSDLDRLIGKRPFNKPTTYQAYTDEEEAKEQETAKSTAKSKAEKSEDESQAEASDKQAKANGKPEPSEEEKTSVEEENKNS, encoded by the coding sequence ATGGCAAATAACACCAAAAGGAAGAAAAAACCAATCAGTAAGCCGCCACAGAGACCCAATTATCAGATTTGGATCATTCTCTCGCTGGTGCTGCTTATATTCGCCATCACTTATCTTAATAAAAACTCATCAGCCATAGAAATTACCCAGCGGCAATTTGATAAGATGTTGCAGGAAGGTGATGTAGAAGATGTAGTGCTGGTAAGAAATCAAAACTTGGTAGAAGTAACCCTTACTGATGAGGCATTACAGGAAAGTGAATATAAAAATGAAGTAGAAGAACAGAATCCGTTCTCAGTTTCAAATGGCCCTCACTATAAGCTTAAGATTCCCAATCCGGATATATTTGACAAGAACTTTGAGGAAGCTCAGGAAGATATACCAGCAGAAGACAGGATAGACTATCGGGTAGAAGAACGTTCAGATATCACCAGCTTTTTGTTGAACTGGGGATTCCTGTTTCTGATACTCTTTGGTTTCTGGTTCCTGATGCGCCGCATGGCAGGGGGTGGAGGCCCCGGGGGGCAAATATTTAATATCGGTAAATCCAAAGCAGCTTTATTTGATGCTGAAAACCGCGTAAATGTCACTTTTGATAATGTCGCGGGGCTGGATGAAGCCAAAGAAGAAATCAGAGAAATTGTTGAGTTCCTGAAGAACCCTTCCAAGTATACCAATCTGGGAGGTAAAATTCCTAAAGGAGCACTTTTAGTAGGAACACCCGGTACGGGTAAAACCCTGCTGGCAAAAGCAGTAGCCGGTGAGGCAGGAGTACCTTTCTTCTCATTGTCAGGCTCAGACTTCGTAGAAATGTTCGTAGGTGTGGGTGCTGCTCGTGTACGCGACTTATTTAAACAGGCCAAAGAGAAAGCTCCCTGCATCATTTTCATTGATGAAATTGACGCGGTAGGCCGTGCCCGTGGCAAAGGAGCCATGCCTGGCTCTAATGATGAGCGAGAGAATACACTCAATTCACTCTTAGCAGAAATGGACGGCTTCTCTACTGACTCCGGAGTAATTATACTGGCAGCTACCAACCGTCCCGACGTGCTGGATTCTGCCCTCTTGCGTCCGGGAAGATTTGACCGTCAGATATCTATTGACAAGCCGGATATTGTGGGTCGTGAAGCTATCTTCAAGGTACATCTCAAGCCTATCAAGGTCTCTAAAGATGTTAACCCTAAGAAACTGGCAGCACAAACTCCCGGCTTTGCCGGTGCTGAAATTGCCAATATCTGTAACGAAGCCGCGCTGATTGCCGCCAGAAGAAATAAGAAAATGGTTGAAACCCAGGATTTCCACGACGCAATAGATCGTGTGATCGGTGGACTGGAGAAAAAGAACAAAATCATTTCTCCTGAGGAAAAAACCATTGTGGCTTATCATGAAGCAGGACACGCCATTGCCGGATGGTTCTTAGAGCACGCTGACCCCTTAGTAAAGGTAAGTATTGTGCCTCGTGGGGTAGCCGCTTTAGGTTATGCGCAATACCTGCCTAAAGAGCAATTCCTTTACACTACCGAGCAGATGCTGGATCAGATGTGTATGGCATTGGGAGGTAGAGCAGCTGAGGATGTAATCTTTGGTAAGATATCAACCGGCGCACAAAATGACCTGGAGCGTATTACCAAAATGGCTTACAGTATGGTGACTATTTATGGTATGAACGATAAAATCGGGAATATCTCATTCCATGATTCTCAGCAGGGAGATTATAATTTTAACAAGCCCTACTCTGAAGCTACAGCTGAGACCATTGATGAAGAGGTAAGGAAAATTATCAACGATGCTTATGAGCGTACTAAGCAACTCCTTTTAGATAAGAAGGAGCAGTTGGAAGTACTTGCCAAAGAGCTGCTGGATAAAGAAATACTGTTCCAGTCTGATCTGGACCGTCTGATTGGTAAGCGACCATTCAACAAGCCAACCACTTATCAGGCTTATACAGATGAAGAGGAGGCGAAGGAACAGGAAACTGCAAAAAGTACAGCCAAGTCAAAAGCCGAAAAGTCTGAAGATGAAAGCCAGGCTGAAGCCTCAGATAAGCAGGCTAAAGCGAATGGCAAGCCTGAGCCTTCCGAAGAAGAAAAGACTTCTGTAGAAGAAGAAAATAAAAACTCATAA
- the rsfS gene encoding ribosome silencing factor, with amino-acid sequence MNSEDLSKVVILGMQEKKAEGILLMDLRQVKNAIADYFIICSGNSDTHIDAISDAVEKEVHKNNKENPWHREGKENKEWVLLDYVNVVAHVFKKDRRDFYALEELWGDAIITEVETEPQYKTL; translated from the coding sequence ATGAATTCAGAAGATCTTAGTAAAGTTGTAATACTGGGGATGCAGGAAAAAAAGGCCGAAGGTATCTTGCTCATGGATTTACGTCAGGTAAAAAATGCGATTGCTGATTATTTTATCATATGTTCCGGAAACTCTGATACGCACATAGACGCAATTTCTGATGCTGTAGAGAAAGAAGTTCACAAAAATAATAAAGAAAATCCCTGGCATAGAGAAGGAAAAGAAAATAAAGAGTGGGTCTTACTCGACTACGTGAATGTAGTAGCGCATGTTTTTAAGAAAGACCGTAGGGATTTTTATGCCCTTGAAGAACTTTGGGGAGATGCAATAATTACGGAAGTAGAAACAGAGCCTCAGTATAAAACTTTATAA
- a CDS encoding biotin--[acetyl-CoA-carboxylase] ligase: protein MPINSFNTQFIGRQFLHYPVCDSTNAVVMQKLATPQSEHSLENGAIVMADFQTAGRGQRDARWTASPGLNLTFTIALLPNLPVQQQFYLNIITTLAISDSLKPQLGESLSEQPSRRLKIKWPNDLYYDDHKLCGILIQNNLKVNMIQSCAIGIGLNVNQLHFDGVQATSLKTITKSSWDRYATLKEIALHFEERYFQLKAMELTQLKKEYLAQLYWYNTFHSFQDKDGVFQGRIIDVLEGGELLVEREAIVKQYQLKEITYLY from the coding sequence TTGCCCATAAATTCTTTCAACACGCAATTCATAGGCCGACAATTCTTACATTATCCTGTCTGTGATTCTACCAACGCAGTGGTGATGCAAAAGTTGGCAACACCCCAGTCTGAACACAGCCTGGAAAACGGAGCGATTGTTATGGCTGATTTCCAGACCGCGGGCCGTGGTCAGCGTGATGCCCGATGGACCGCCTCTCCAGGCCTTAACCTTACATTTACCATCGCTCTGCTTCCCAATTTGCCGGTACAGCAGCAGTTTTACCTCAACATCATTACTACACTGGCCATTTCTGACAGCTTAAAACCGCAATTGGGTGAATCACTCTCCGAGCAGCCCTCCAGGCGGCTCAAAATAAAATGGCCAAATGACCTATATTATGATGACCACAAGCTTTGCGGGATTCTGATTCAGAACAACCTGAAAGTCAATATGATTCAATCCTGTGCCATTGGTATTGGCTTAAATGTAAATCAGCTTCATTTTGATGGTGTTCAGGCCACTTCTCTTAAGACTATTACTAAGTCTTCCTGGGATCGGTACGCAACATTGAAAGAAATTGCCCTTCACTTTGAAGAACGTTATTTCCAGCTCAAAGCTATGGAGTTGACGCAACTAAAAAAAGAATACTTGGCACAACTCTATTGGTATAATACTTTCCACAGCTTTCAGGATAAAGATGGCGTTTTTCAGGGTAGAATTATTGATGTGTTGGAAGGAGGAGAACTTTTGGTAGAAAGGGAGGCAATAGTTAAACAATATCAACTGAAAGAAATTACCTATCTATACTAA